From Cellulophaga lytica DSM 7489, a single genomic window includes:
- a CDS encoding lysoplasmalogenase yields the protein MGKKILNVAILISAFAAIYSQYVKNLELYNYLKPLTTILIIAVVVVFGKRKPKKYFITVLTALLFCLLGDTLLLNNNYFIYGLASFLVAHILFAYSFISLNGINLNIRPLVVLLTTGIAYYSFIYKGLGELVIVVGVYILFILFMCWQGINLYIKHKGGVFLAIAIAVSLFLISDAILAYNKFVQAFNYSGVLILLTYWLAIGIIANSTMHLKNTK from the coding sequence ATGGGTAAAAAAATATTAAATGTAGCAATATTGATATCTGCTTTTGCAGCTATTTATAGTCAGTATGTTAAAAATCTAGAATTGTACAATTACTTAAAACCTTTAACCACTATTTTAATTATAGCTGTTGTTGTTGTATTTGGAAAAAGAAAGCCTAAAAAATATTTTATAACTGTATTAACAGCTTTGTTGTTTTGCTTGTTGGGAGATACATTGCTTTTAAATAATAACTATTTTATTTATGGATTAGCTTCTTTTTTAGTGGCTCATATATTATTTGCGTATAGTTTTATTTCTTTAAACGGAATTAATTTAAACATACGGCCACTTGTTGTTTTACTTACAACTGGTATTGCTTACTATAGTTTTATTTATAAAGGTTTAGGAGAGTTGGTTATTGTGGTTGGTGTTTATATTCTGTTTATTTTATTTATGTGTTGGCAAGGTATTAATCTCTACATAAAACACAAGGGTGGTGTATTTTTGGCTATAGCAATAGCTGTTAGTTTGTTTTTAATATCAGACGCTATTTTGGCTTACAATAAATTTGTACAAGCTTTCAATTACTCAGGAGTGTTAATTTTGCTAACATATTGGCTTGCTATTGGTATTATT
- a CDS encoding ChaN family lipoprotein — translation MKIFQITIAILFSLSIYSQKPAYVIYNAKGKKVSYKKMIKNLNQKDIILFGELHNNAIAHWLELEVTKDIHKNKTVTLGAEMLEADNQTQLTNYVNGVIDAKTLDTVARLWPNYNTDYAPLVNYAKKNKLHFIATNIPRRYANLVYKKGFKSLDTLSAQEKEWIAPLPITFDSELPTYKNILKMMGDHGTPELVMAQAIKDATMAHFILKNYKANTTFIHYNGAYHSNNYEGILWYLKNENNTLNYATISTVNQEDLTKLKEEHLNIADYIICVDADMTTTY, via the coding sequence GTGAAAATATTTCAGATTACTATTGCCATACTTTTCTCCTTATCAATATACAGCCAAAAACCTGCATATGTAATTTACAATGCAAAAGGTAAAAAAGTGAGTTATAAAAAAATGATTAAGAACCTTAACCAAAAAGATATTATTTTATTTGGAGAGTTGCACAATAATGCTATTGCCCATTGGCTAGAATTAGAGGTTACCAAAGATATACACAAGAACAAAACAGTTACACTAGGTGCAGAAATGCTAGAAGCCGATAACCAAACACAACTAACTAATTATGTTAACGGAGTAATTGACGCAAAGACTTTAGATACTGTAGCAAGACTATGGCCTAATTACAATACAGATTATGCTCCGCTAGTAAACTATGCTAAAAAAAATAAACTACACTTTATTGCTACCAACATACCTAGAAGGTACGCTAACTTAGTATACAAAAAAGGTTTTAAAAGCCTAGATACTTTAAGTGCACAAGAAAAAGAATGGATTGCTCCTTTACCTATTACTTTTGATAGTGAGTTGCCTACCTATAAAAACATTTTAAAAATGATGGGAGATCATGGCACACCAGAACTTGTTATGGCACAAGCTATAAAAGATGCTACAATGGCACATTTTATACTAAAAAATTACAAAGCTAACACAACTTTTATACACTATAATGGAGCTTACCACTCTAACAACTACGAAGGCATTTTGTGGTATTTAAAGAATGAAAATAACACCTTAAACTACGCAACAATAAGTACTGTAAACCAAGAAGACCTTACCAAACTAAAAGAAGAACATTTAAACATTGCAGATTATATTATTTGTGTTGATGCTGATATGACTACAACCTACTAA
- a CDS encoding nuclear transport factor 2 family protein, translating into MTNQELIKKFYTSFSNADVNGMLSCYHDNIIFTDPAFGTLKGDRAKAMWQMLLSKSNGGTQITFNTIKTNKNTGSVHWKAVYNYGPKKRSVVNNITANFTFLDGKIIEHTDSFNLWKWSKQALGISGYLLGWSSFLKTKIQTKTNNLLDKFISSSKNTELK; encoded by the coding sequence ATGACCAACCAAGAGCTTATTAAAAAGTTTTACACCTCTTTCTCTAATGCAGATGTAAATGGTATGCTTAGTTGTTACCACGACAACATTATATTTACAGATCCAGCCTTTGGCACACTAAAAGGAGACAGAGCAAAGGCAATGTGGCAAATGTTATTAAGTAAAAGTAATGGCGGAACACAAATAACGTTTAACACTATTAAAACCAATAAAAACACAGGAAGTGTACACTGGAAAGCAGTATACAACTATGGCCCAAAAAAAAGAAGCGTAGTAAATAACATAACTGCAAATTTTACTTTCTTAGACGGAAAAATAATAGAACACACAGATAGCTTTAACTTATGGAAATGGTCTAAACAAGCATTAGGTATAAGTGGCTATTTATTAGGATGGTCTTCTTTTTTAAAAACTAAAATACAAACCAAAACCAATAATTTACTAGACAAGTTTATATCCTCTTCCAAAAATACGGAGTTAAAATAA
- a CDS encoding TrkH family potassium uptake protein translates to MTLNYKIIVHIMGLLLLCNGGFMGLSAGISAIYKDGATLEIAMAALVTLAAGAMAMLSTKGHKKEVKRKEGYLIVTFGWIVMSISGVLPYLFTDSIPSFTNAFFETVSGYTTTGATILNDIEILPEGVLFWRSLTHWIGGMGIIVLAIAILPILGIGGMQLFSAESPGPSADKLHPRITDTAKRLWYIYVGYTVAETILLQLAGMSFFDAINHSLATLSTGGFSTKNASLAYWNNDPLIQYIVILFMFLAGSNFVLSYFAFKGKIQKMLKDEEFKFYTGFVVFFTLIAAVTVYLKAEVPVSDYHPMVLGEAESAFRHTLFQIISVITTTGFVTADFTSWTPFLTVFFFGLMFLGGCAGSTAGGIKVMRHLLIIKNGLLEFKRTLHVNAIIPVRYNNKMVPEKIVYNIIAFLVLYMLLFIIGALVLSFLGLDFISAIGGAATSLGNVGPGLGSLNPLANFDSLPALGKWWTAFLMLAGRLELFTVLIILTPYFWKRI, encoded by the coding sequence ATGACGCTTAATTATAAAATTATTGTTCACATAATGGGCTTGTTGCTACTTTGCAACGGCGGATTTATGGGTTTGTCTGCTGGTATTAGCGCAATTTATAAAGATGGTGCTACATTAGAAATTGCTATGGCTGCATTAGTAACATTAGCAGCTGGTGCTATGGCAATGTTAAGTACAAAAGGGCACAAAAAAGAAGTAAAGAGAAAAGAGGGGTATTTAATTGTAACATTTGGGTGGATTGTGATGTCTATTTCTGGAGTGTTACCGTATTTATTTACAGACTCTATACCTAGTTTTACCAATGCTTTTTTTGAAACAGTTTCTGGTTACACAACAACAGGGGCAACTATTTTAAATGATATTGAAATTTTACCAGAAGGTGTTCTTTTCTGGAGAAGTTTAACTCACTGGATTGGTGGTATGGGTATTATTGTTTTAGCTATAGCAATTTTGCCAATTTTAGGTATTGGTGGTATGCAGTTATTTTCTGCAGAATCTCCTGGTCCTAGTGCAGATAAATTACACCCACGTATTACAGATACCGCAAAGAGATTGTGGTATATTTATGTAGGTTATACTGTAGCAGAAACTATATTATTACAACTGGCAGGAATGTCTTTTTTTGATGCTATAAATCACTCCTTAGCAACATTGTCTACTGGTGGTTTTTCTACTAAAAATGCAAGTTTAGCTTATTGGAATAACGACCCACTAATACAGTACATTGTTATTTTATTTATGTTTTTAGCAGGTAGCAACTTTGTATTAAGTTACTTTGCTTTTAAAGGTAAAATACAAAAAATGCTTAAGGATGAAGAGTTTAAGTTTTATACTGGCTTTGTTGTCTTTTTTACATTAATAGCTGCTGTTACAGTTTATTTAAAAGCAGAAGTGCCTGTGTCTGATTATCATCCTATGGTTTTGGGTGAAGCTGAAAGTGCATTTAGGCATACATTGTTTCAGATAATATCTGTTATTACTACTACTGGTTTTGTAACTGCGGATTTTACTAGTTGGACACCTTTTTTAACGGTTTTCTTTTTTGGACTTATGTTTTTAGGTGGCTGTGCAGGGTCTACAGCTGGTGGTATTAAAGTTATGCGTCACTTGCTAATTATAAAAAACGGATTGTTAGAGTTTAAACGTACACTACATGTAAATGCAATTATACCTGTGCGTTACAACAATAAAATGGTGCCAGAAAAAATTGTATACAATATTATAGCTTTTTTAGTATTGTATATGTTGCTTTTTATAATAGGTGCCTTAGTGCTTAGTTTTTTAGGGTTAGATTTTATATCTGCAATAGGTGGTGCAGCTACTTCTTTGGGTAATGTTGGCCCTGGTTTAGGAAGTTTAAACCCCTTAGCTAATTTTGATAGTTTACCTGCTTTAGGAAAATGGTGGACAGCCTTTTTAATGTTAGCTGGTAGATTAGAGTTGTTTACGGTACTTATTATTTTAACTCCGTATTTTTGGAAGAGGATATAA
- the trkA gene encoding Trk system potassium transporter TrkA has product MKIIIAGAGEVGFHLAKLLSFESQDITLIDTYKESLAYADSHLDIRVLKGDATSIAVLKDAQVEKSDLVIGVTSSETTNLTLCIMAKQLGCKRTIARISNTEFIRNKEALNFEKLGVDELISPEELAATEIQLLLNQSAFNESYEFEDGALIMIGVCLPKSAPFVGKMVKEAARIFPELNFMPIAIQRVGTQYTIIPRGDTEFMKGDQVYFITSKEGLDDLLKLTGKEKRQIKNVMIHGGSKLGYKTARDLCGKRFNVKLIEKDKERAMQLADDLPNALVINADGRIVEVLEEENLDAMDAFISVTSNSETNIMSCLVAKSRNIKKTIALVENMDYFQLSHTIGIDTLINKKLLAANNIFKHIRRGEVVAMTRLNNLNAEILEFVVKPNSAVNGQIIKELDFPRSATIGGVVRDGDGIIALGDFKILEGDRVVVCCLPRSIPKIEKLFL; this is encoded by the coding sequence ATGAAAATAATAATAGCAGGAGCAGGAGAGGTTGGTTTTCATTTGGCAAAATTATTGTCTTTTGAGTCGCAAGACATTACCTTAATAGATACCTATAAAGAAAGTTTAGCTTACGCAGATAGTCATTTAGACATTCGTGTTTTAAAAGGCGATGCTACATCTATTGCAGTTTTAAAAGATGCTCAGGTTGAAAAATCTGACCTTGTAATAGGTGTTACGTCATCAGAAACTACAAACCTAACACTATGTATTATGGCTAAGCAATTGGGCTGTAAGCGTACAATTGCCCGTATATCCAATACAGAATTTATAAGGAATAAAGAGGCTCTTAATTTTGAAAAATTAGGAGTAGACGAATTAATTTCTCCAGAAGAGTTAGCTGCCACAGAAATACAGTTGTTACTAAACCAATCTGCTTTTAATGAGAGTTATGAGTTTGAGGATGGAGCACTAATTATGATTGGAGTTTGCTTGCCAAAATCTGCACCTTTTGTAGGTAAAATGGTAAAAGAAGCAGCGCGCATTTTTCCTGAATTAAATTTTATGCCAATAGCTATTCAGCGTGTAGGAACGCAGTATACTATTATCCCTAGAGGTGATACTGAGTTTATGAAAGGAGATCAGGTATATTTTATTACTTCTAAAGAAGGATTAGATGATCTTTTAAAATTAACAGGTAAAGAAAAAAGACAAATTAAAAATGTAATGATTCACGGAGGTAGTAAGTTAGGTTATAAAACTGCTCGTGATTTATGCGGAAAAAGATTTAATGTTAAATTAATAGAAAAAGACAAGGAAAGAGCAATGCAACTTGCCGATGATTTACCAAATGCCTTAGTAATTAATGCAGATGGTAGAATTGTTGAGGTTTTAGAGGAAGAAAATTTAGATGCTATGGATGCATTTATATCAGTAACGTCTAACTCAGAAACCAATATTATGTCTTGTTTGGTAGCTAAGTCTAGAAACATAAAAAAAACTATAGCATTAGTAGAAAATATGGATTATTTTCAGCTATCGCACACTATTGGTATAGATACGCTAATTAATAAAAAATTATTAGCGGCTAATAATATATTTAAACATATAAGACGTGGAGAAGTTGTAGCAATGACACGTTTAAACAACCTTAATGCAGAAATTTTAGAGTTTGTTGTAAAACCAAATTCTGCTGTTAATGGGCAAATTATTAAGGAGTTAGATTTTCCTAGGTCTGCAACCATTGGTGGTGTTGTAAGAGACGGAGATGGTATTATAGCTCTTGGTGATTTTAAAATTTTAGAAGGAGATAGAGTAGTGGTATGTTGTTTGCCAAGGTCTATTCCTAAAATTGAAAAGCTTTTCTTGTAA
- the ubiE gene encoding bifunctional demethylmenaquinone methyltransferase/2-methoxy-6-polyprenyl-1,4-benzoquinol methylase UbiE — protein MAEKVTPYKDSKLGKKEQVTQMFDTISKNYDGLNRVISFGIDVKWRKRVVNLIKSKKPVTILDIATGTGDLAINLTKTGATKITGLDISPGMLEVGKQKVAAKNLSNTIDMIIGDSENLPFSDNTFDAITVAFGVRNFENLDKGLTEILRVLKPKGTFVVLETSVPTKTPFKQGYKFYTKYILPTIGKLFSKDRTAYSYLSESASIFPHGEEFNNILQKNGFISIENKPQTFGVASIYVASK, from the coding sequence ATGGCAGAAAAAGTTACTCCCTATAAAGATTCTAAACTTGGAAAAAAAGAACAGGTTACACAAATGTTTGATACCATTTCTAAGAATTATGATGGCTTAAACAGAGTAATTTCTTTTGGCATAGATGTTAAATGGCGTAAAAGAGTTGTAAATCTTATAAAAAGTAAAAAGCCAGTAACCATTTTAGATATTGCTACTGGTACAGGTGACCTTGCTATTAACTTAACAAAAACAGGTGCTACTAAAATTACTGGTTTAGACATTTCTCCAGGAATGTTAGAAGTAGGCAAACAAAAAGTAGCTGCAAAAAATTTAAGTAACACCATAGATATGATTATTGGTGATAGTGAAAACTTACCTTTTAGTGACAACACTTTTGATGCTATTACTGTTGCTTTTGGTGTGCGTAATTTTGAAAACTTAGACAAAGGGTTAACAGAAATTTTACGAGTATTAAAACCCAAAGGAACTTTTGTAGTTTTAGAAACTTCTGTACCTACAAAAACTCCTTTTAAACAAGGCTATAAATTTTACACCAAATACATACTACCTACTATAGGAAAACTATTTTCTAAAGACCGTACTGCATACTCTTATTTGTCTGAATCTGCATCTATTTTTCCTCATGGAGAAGAGTTCAACAATATTTTACAAAAAAATGGGTTTATATCTATAGAGAATAAGCCGCAAACTTTTGGAGTTGCATCCATTTACGTTGCTTCTAAATAA
- a CDS encoding porin family protein, producing MKKILFLFLCLFIAGNTANAQFNEDPIINLESEDLRPLNWGYFLGFNQYDFKFDYKDDLGDVLVDKSLGFNVGLIGELRLNEFLDLRFEPGLHYTKRTLGFRGFTDANDAIREIKSTYINFPLLLKVSTRRIGNWKPYIIGGASTSMNLSANEDSVEDNSSATFRMKKNTYYYEMGFGIDFYLEYFKFSPSIRGVFAINNELVPDADPNSPWTGNINSMKTRGIFINFTFE from the coding sequence ATGAAAAAAATTCTGTTTCTTTTTTTGTGCCTTTTTATTGCTGGCAACACTGCAAATGCTCAGTTTAATGAAGATCCTATTATAAATTTAGAATCGGAAGATTTACGTCCTTTAAACTGGGGGTATTTTTTAGGTTTTAACCAATATGATTTTAAGTTTGATTATAAAGATGACCTAGGTGATGTTTTGGTTGATAAATCTCTTGGGTTTAATGTGGGTTTAATTGGAGAACTGCGCTTAAACGAATTTTTAGATTTACGTTTTGAACCTGGACTGCACTACACAAAAAGAACATTAGGGTTTAGGGGTTTTACAGATGCTAATGATGCAATTAGAGAAATAAAAAGTACCTACATTAATTTTCCGCTTTTACTTAAAGTAAGCACAAGAAGAATTGGAAACTGGAAACCTTATATTATTGGAGGCGCATCTACATCTATGAACTTAAGCGCTAATGAAGACAGCGTAGAAGATAATAGTAGTGCTACATTTAGAATGAAAAAGAACACCTACTACTACGAAATGGGTTTTGGTATAGATTTTTACTTAGAGTACTTTAAATTTTCACCATCTATTAGAGGAGTTTTTGCTATTAATAATGAGTTAGTACCAGATGCTGACCCTAATAGCCCTTGGACAGGTAATATTAATTCTATGAAAACCAGAGGTATTTTTATAAACTTTACGTTTGAATAG
- a CDS encoding TrmH family RNA methyltransferase, whose protein sequence is MVSKSQIKFIKNLQQKKYRTENKLFVVEGIKTVKELVNAKVKPYAIYTTSNAVLEDNAFKCELISETDLKKISALKTPNNILAVFYQPKTKEIIEDNWLVAVDDVRDPGNLGTIIRLCDWFGVANLFCSKQTVDCYNPKTIQATMGSLARVNIVYGDLEAFLKQTNLPVYGAFMDGKNVYKEDFTAQSGVLVMGNEANGVSKTVEELITKKISIPQFGNKTTESLNVATATAILLNEIRRG, encoded by the coding sequence ATGGTTAGTAAAAGCCAAATAAAATTTATAAAAAATCTACAGCAAAAAAAGTACCGAACTGAAAATAAGTTGTTTGTAGTAGAAGGTATAAAAACGGTAAAGGAGTTGGTAAATGCCAAGGTAAAGCCTTATGCAATTTATACAACAAGCAATGCCGTTTTAGAAGATAATGCTTTTAAGTGTGAGTTAATTTCTGAAACAGATTTAAAAAAGATTAGTGCCTTAAAAACACCTAATAACATCTTAGCTGTTTTTTATCAGCCAAAAACTAAAGAAATAATAGAAGACAATTGGCTTGTTGCGGTTGATGATGTGCGTGACCCTGGTAATTTAGGTACTATAATAAGGTTGTGTGACTGGTTTGGTGTTGCAAATTTATTTTGCTCTAAGCAAACCGTAGATTGCTACAACCCTAAAACCATACAAGCAACAATGGGCTCATTAGCAAGGGTTAATATAGTTTACGGAGATTTAGAAGCTTTTTTAAAGCAAACAAATTTACCTGTTTATGGTGCCTTTATGGATGGTAAAAATGTTTATAAAGAAGATTTTACAGCACAAAGTGGTGTTTTAGTAATGGGGAATGAGGCAAACGGTGTATCTAAAACGGTAGAAGAATTAATTACTAAAAAAATAAGTATTCCTCAATTTGGTAATAAAACAACAGAAAGTTTAAATGTAGCTACAGCAACTGCAATTTTGCTAAATGAAATAAGACGAGGATAA
- a CDS encoding BamA/TamA family outer membrane protein — MKMCLRNTKHFAKISLLLLVIAITSCNALKKVEEDELLLTKNTITADGKKIKNEEAYSLISQKPNSNLLGYPLRLNLYNLAKDNPDSLYQVWLHKKPKRVARLNKLLSKKQVDGLGESFIVKGASQWLKNIGESPAIIDTTKTSKSAKLLKSYYDSKGYFDTKSFYQIDSSNRKQRAQINYKLELGDPYIIDSITKNITSKTLDSIYKLNAENSFLKEKEQYNSSNFYKERERLTNLFRNSGIFNFQESSIEYFIPSDSTKKPISKKMEVELQISNLKQRGQNKLTAYKIFKFDTINIYTDYFFGDDVSKMKSITYDNYTLFYKDKLKYKPKAITNAIFIKKDSVYKEINKSRTYKQINNLNTFKYPNITFDTLSNRLKTNIYLSPLKKYTLETNIEGTHSNIQRLGAALSTSLNIKNVFGGAETLSISARGSVGVLSEVNNPNENSVSEIGADVNLTVPRIWMPFKTKKIIPPYMLPQTRMVIGTNFQKNIGLDKQNFNTILGYNWSPTQFKKNSLELINIQFIRNLNPNRFYNVYQSTYKRLDDVADDYQDDPALSEFFETSENDSDPKLIIPTGTSGFIDQVLNQGLIPTTSDNYKEVRSIDEREKRLTENNLIFSTSFSYSKDSRKGVNDNDFHQFKIKVESAGNLLSLISGITKFNENEDGHKEIFGVPFSQYIKTDFDYIKHWSFPSQNVLAFRGFLGLAVPYGNSNSVPFAKSYFAGGSNDNRAWNAYSLGPGSTQSLNDFNEANLKIAANLEFRFPIAGSIKGALFADAGNIWNVFDNEENEDAIFKDFNSLEEIALGTGFGLRYDFSYFVLRLDTGFKTYNPELEASKRWFNDYNFSNATINIGVNYPF, encoded by the coding sequence ATGAAAATGTGCTTACGTAACACAAAACATTTTGCTAAAATAAGTTTATTATTGCTAGTTATAGCAATAACATCTTGTAATGCGTTAAAAAAAGTAGAAGAAGATGAACTTTTACTAACCAAAAATACCATTACAGCAGATGGTAAAAAAATAAAAAATGAAGAAGCTTACAGTTTAATTTCTCAAAAACCAAATAGCAATTTATTAGGGTATCCTTTACGTTTAAATTTATACAATTTAGCAAAAGACAACCCAGACTCTTTATACCAAGTTTGGCTGCACAAAAAACCAAAACGTGTTGCCCGTTTAAACAAATTACTTTCTAAAAAACAGGTAGACGGTTTAGGAGAATCTTTTATTGTAAAAGGAGCTAGCCAATGGCTAAAAAATATTGGAGAATCACCAGCTATTATAGACACAACTAAAACATCTAAATCTGCCAAACTTTTAAAATCTTATTACGACAGTAAAGGATATTTTGACACAAAATCATTTTATCAAATAGATTCTAGCAACCGCAAACAACGTGCACAAATAAACTATAAATTAGAGCTTGGAGACCCTTACATTATAGATAGTATCACAAAAAACATTACATCAAAAACATTAGACTCTATTTACAAGTTAAACGCAGAAAATTCATTTTTAAAAGAAAAAGAGCAATACAATTCATCTAACTTTTATAAAGAACGAGAACGATTAACTAATTTATTTAGAAACTCTGGCATATTTAATTTTCAAGAGAGCTCTATAGAATATTTTATTCCTAGTGATAGTACTAAAAAACCTATTTCTAAAAAAATGGAGGTTGAACTACAAATTAGCAACCTAAAACAAAGAGGACAAAATAAACTTACTGCCTATAAAATTTTTAAGTTTGATACTATAAATATTTATACTGATTATTTTTTTGGAGATGATGTCTCTAAAATGAAATCTATCACCTATGATAATTACACTCTTTTTTATAAAGACAAGTTAAAGTATAAACCTAAAGCAATTACAAATGCTATTTTTATAAAAAAGGATAGTGTTTATAAAGAAATAAATAAGTCTAGGACCTACAAACAAATAAACAACTTAAATACTTTTAAATACCCAAACATTACGTTTGATACTTTAAGCAATAGGCTTAAAACTAACATATACTTATCTCCTTTAAAAAAGTACACATTAGAAACTAATATTGAAGGCACACACTCTAACATACAAAGGTTAGGTGCTGCGCTTAGTACATCTTTAAACATAAAAAATGTTTTTGGCGGTGCAGAAACACTTAGTATATCTGCACGTGGATCTGTTGGTGTTTTAAGTGAAGTTAACAACCCAAATGAAAACTCTGTTTCTGAAATTGGGGCAGATGTAAACTTAACTGTACCAAGAATTTGGATGCCATTTAAAACAAAGAAAATTATACCTCCTTATATGTTACCACAAACAAGAATGGTAATTGGCACAAATTTTCAGAAAAATATTGGTTTAGATAAGCAAAACTTTAATACTATTTTAGGGTACAACTGGTCTCCTACACAATTTAAAAAAAACTCTTTAGAGTTAATTAATATACAATTTATTAGAAACCTTAACCCAAATAGGTTTTATAATGTATACCAAAGCACCTACAAAAGGTTAGATGATGTAGCAGATGATTACCAAGATGATCCCGCATTAAGCGAGTTTTTTGAAACATCTGAGAACGATTCTGACCCAAAACTAATAATTCCTACTGGTACAAGTGGCTTTATAGACCAAGTTTTAAACCAAGGTTTAATACCTACCACATCAGACAACTACAAAGAAGTTAGAAGTATAGATGAAAGAGAAAAAAGATTAACTGAAAACAACCTTATTTTCTCTACAAGTTTCTCTTATTCTAAAGACAGTAGAAAGGGTGTTAATGACAATGATTTTCATCAATTTAAAATTAAGGTAGAAAGCGCAGGAAACTTACTTTCTCTTATATCCGGAATTACAAAATTTAATGAGAATGAAGACGGACACAAAGAAATATTTGGTGTTCCTTTCTCCCAGTACATAAAAACAGATTTTGACTATATAAAACACTGGAGTTTTCCGTCTCAAAATGTTTTAGCTTTTAGAGGTTTCTTAGGTTTAGCAGTACCTTACGGCAACTCTAATAGTGTGCCATTTGCCAAAAGTTACTTTGCAGGTGGCTCTAATGACAACCGTGCATGGAACGCCTATTCATTAGGTCCAGGTAGCACACAATCTTTAAACGATTTTAATGAGGCCAACCTAAAAATTGCTGCAAATTTAGAATTTAGATTTCCTATTGCGGGTAGTATAAAAGGAGCTTTATTTGCAGATGCCGGTAACATTTGGAACGTTTTTGATAACGAAGAAAACGAAGATGCAATTTTTAAAGACTTTAATTCTTTAGAAGAAATTGCACTAGGCACTGGCTTTGGTTTAAGGTATGATTTTTCATACTTTGTACTGCGTTTAGATACGGGTTTTAAAACATACAATCCAGAGTTAGAAGCGTCAAAAAGATGGTTTAACGACTATAATTTTAGCAATGCAACAATTAACATTGGTGTTAATTATCCTTTTTAA
- the fbaA gene encoding class II fructose-bisphosphate aldolase produces the protein MAHNIKPGVATGDQVQEIFNYAKEKGFALPAVNVIGSDTINSVLETAASLNAPVIIQFSNGGAQFNAGKGLSNENQKAAIAGAVAGAKHVHELAKAYGATVILHTDHCAKKLLPWIDGLLDASEKHYAETGKSLFSSHMIDLSEEPIEENIEICKEYLARMAKMDMTLEIELGITGGEEDGVDNTDVDDSKLYTQPEEVAYAYEELSKVSPKFTIAAAFGNVHGVYKPGNVKLTPKILLNSQEYITKKYNVEENHIDFVFHGGSGSTLEEIREAIGYGVIKMNIDTDLQYAFLEGVRDYVMGKKDYLQSQIGNPEGADVPNKKFYDPRVWLREGEKTFSTRLKKAFEDLNNVNTL, from the coding sequence ATGGCTCATAACATTAAACCAGGAGTTGCTACAGGCGACCAAGTACAAGAAATTTTTAACTACGCAAAAGAAAAAGGCTTTGCCTTACCTGCTGTTAACGTAATTGGATCTGACACTATAAACAGTGTTTTAGAAACTGCAGCTAGCTTAAACGCTCCTGTAATTATTCAGTTCTCTAATGGAGGCGCACAATTTAACGCTGGTAAAGGATTGTCTAATGAAAACCAAAAAGCTGCTATTGCTGGTGCAGTTGCAGGTGCTAAACACGTTCATGAATTAGCAAAAGCTTATGGTGCAACTGTTATTTTACATACAGACCACTGCGCTAAAAAATTATTACCTTGGATTGATGGTTTACTAGATGCTAGTGAAAAACATTATGCAGAAACTGGTAAATCTTTATTTAGCTCACATATGATAGATTTATCTGAAGAGCCAATTGAAGAAAATATTGAAATTTGTAAAGAATATCTTGCTAGAATGGCAAAAATGGATATGACTTTAGAAATAGAATTAGGTATAACTGGAGGTGAAGAAGACGGTGTAGATAATACAGATGTAGATGATTCTAAACTTTACACGCAACCAGAAGAAGTTGCATATGCTTACGAAGAGTTATCTAAAGTAAGCCCTAAGTTTACAATTGCAGCTGCATTTGGTAATGTACACGGCGTTTACAAACCAGGTAATGTAAAATTAACTCCAAAAATTTTATTAAATTCACAAGAGTATATCACTAAAAAATACAATGTAGAAGAAAACCATATAGACTTTGTTTTTCACGGAGGATCTGGTTCTACTTTAGAAGAAATTAGAGAAGCTATAGGATACGGAGTAATAAAAATGAATATTGATACAGATTTACAATATGCATTTTTAGAAGGTGTAAGAGATTATGTAATGGGTAAAAAAGACTATTTGCAATCACAAATAGGAAACCCAGAAGGTGCAGATGTACCAAATAAAAAGTTTTACGATCCAAGAGTTTGGCTTCGTGAAGGAGAAAAAACGTTTAGTACACGTTTAAAGAAAGCATTTGAGGATCTTAATAATGTAAACACATTATAA